ACCAACATTACCCTCCTCTACTTTTCCTGATTTTGCATTTTTGATCGCCTCCAATACATCATTCGATTCAACATGCCTGCCACGGATATCGTTTAATCCCCCATCATTGGTTTCTCCGACAACTGAATTCACAGACCTCACATTTTCATTGCCCGGCAAGGAAAGCATATAGTCAATCAAGCCATTGGCAACTTTAGGAGCATTCAGGGTATTGGTCAATAAAATAGGGGTCTCTATATTCCCGAGTTCCTCGATTTGTGAAATACCCATCATCTTACCGAAACCATTGCCAACATAAACTGCAGCAGGTAATTTCTGTTGGAAGACATTTCCTTGATGTGGAATGATAGCCGTAACCCCTGTACGTACAGAATCCCCTTTGATAATGGTTTTCTGACCCACAGTTACTCCGGCGACATCAGTGATAGCATTGTTGGGTCCTGTCGGTAAAATACCAATATGGATCCCAAAATCCCTGATTCTTCCTCGTTTTTTCTTGTGCTTGGCAGATGTTGGTAATGGTAAATAACGCCAGAGCTAATAGAGTGTATCGCTTGCTCATGCTGTTTAGATTAAATTGCTTGGCAAGTATACAGAATTCTTTACACTTATTCCTCCGCAAATTCTTTCTGGAGCTTGTCCATTCGCCGTTTTATCGAAGCATCAACCCTGTAATCATCTATTTTGTCGATCGCTGTTTTTTCAACAGTTACACCCGTGTCAGACTCAAAATTATGAACTTCTTTCTGATTCTTCAATGCATTATCGTAAGCGTCACGACCACTCATTAATTTTACGAAAACAGGCAAACACTCGAAGAAAATGAACAATAGCGCAATAAAGATTACGGCATATTCAGTAGACTTGTTGACTGTGCCATCGGGTTTTTTGTGTAGATTGCTCAAGGCAGCATTCCGGTCTGCAAATCCCGCAACATTGATTGCGCTATCCAGAGATTTATCAGATAATATTTTTTGATCCAATAACCCCTCTGCAGTCTTTCTCTGCAATAACTCAGATTCTTTGGCTTGTAGTCTTAACCTTAAGCTGTCCAAATACGCTTGTTGGCTATTTAGATTTGCCTCTTTCATTTTTGCGTATGGACCATAACCCATCACGCCTGATGTTTCATCAGTCTTTGTACCGAAGATTTCGTGGTTGAGCTGTTGCCTTGATGTTTTGATGCTGGATTCCAAGGAGTCAGCATGGGTATGCAGAGCTTTTAACTGGCCGTATTCAACGCGGTACTTATTTTCAAAAGTTTTGTTTAGCGTGTCGATCCTAGCATTCTGTTGAACTAAATATTCCGCTCGGAGATACTCTTTGATTTCTTTGTCAAAGATTTTAAGCTCCAACGGGCGAGAAATGACAAGACCAATTAGAATGGCCAATAATATCCTCGGCAGTGCTTGCAATAATTGCATGCCCACACCGCGGCTCTTATCAATACTGAGAACGATGTAACGATCCAGGTTGAAGATTGCTAATCCCCAAATTATTCCAAACAGAAGGGCATAAAAAATAGCAAATGCACTTCCGCTGAAAACAAAATATAAAGCGTAGCCACCAGCTAACGCCGCAAATAGACCTGTAAAAAAGATTGTCGCGCCAATGCTTATATATTTGTTCTGCTCCTCAGGAAACCGGTCTAATGTTTCCTTGTGTACCCCTGCGCACCACCAAAAGAATTCTTTCATTTTCTAAAGCTTTAGTAATTAGACGTTAGCGCGTCGATTTTGTTACAGCTAATTAAGCAAAAAATTTAGAAATTCTTAGTAGTTTGTCAGCCACAAAGAAATGGATTCTTAGACAAAGAATTAGTACCTTTGCACAAAAATTGAAACAAACTATAATAGAATGAATAAAAAAGGGTTTTTACCTTACTGCATGGTGATTGCCAGCTTGTTAGTAGGGTGTAACAACAACGAAACTAAAAAAGAAGAAACTGTAGATTTGAAAAATCCATTATTAGCTAAGTATGAAACTAACTTTGAAGTTCCTCCATTTGATCTAATCAAAGATGAGCACTTCAGACCTGCTTTTAAAGAAGCCTTAAGAATACATGAAGCAGAAATAGACTCTATCCTAAAAATCGAAGATCAACCAACTTTTGCTAATACAATCGTAGCACTAGAAAACTCGGGTCAGTTGTTAAATAAAGTATCTACTGTGTTTTACAACTTGAACAGTGCAAATACAAATGACACGATCCAAGCTATAGCAAAAGATTTGGCGCCAGTATTGTCTGCACACCGTGATGAAATAAATCTGAACCCTGAGCTCTTCAAACGGGTGAAAGCTGTGTATGACCAAAAAGAAAATGCAGGCTTGGATGCGGAAGATTTAAAATTGCTTGAAGAAACTTACAAAGGTTTTGTGCGTTCAGGAGCAAATCTTAAAGATGCTGATAAAGAAAACTAAAGAAAATAAAACGCTGACCTTTCCGTGTTATCTACTCAATATGGTCAAAACCTTTTGGCAGAAACAAATGCTTTCGAAATGTTGATCGACAAAGAAGAGGATTTGGCTGGATTACCTAAGGAATTGAAGGCAGCTGCAGCAGCAGAAGCTAAGGCAAAAGGTCATGATGGTAAATGGTTGTTTACTTTGCAAAATCCTTCCGTAATGCCATTCTTGCAATATGCAGATAACCGTGAATTGCGTAAAAAAATCTGGGATGCTTACCAATTACGTGGTAACAATGATAATGAAGGTGATACGAAAGAGATATTAGTGAAAATCGCTAACCTTCGTCAACAAAAAGCAAAATTATTGGGCTATTCATCTCATGCAGCTTATGTGCTTGAAGAATCAATGGCTGAAAACCCAGCAAATGTAAATGCATTATTGAACAAAATCTGGACGCCAGCATTAGCAAAAGCTAAAGCTGAAGCAGCAGATATTCAAAAAGAAATTGATGCCGCAAAAGATACATTCAATGTAGCTCCATACGATTGGCGTTACTACCAAGAGAAAATTCGCCAAAAACGTTTCGCATTGAATGAAGAAGAAATCAAACCTTATTTCAGCTTAACAGATGTGCGTGAAGGTGCTTTTGCAACAGCTAATAAATTATGGGGAATTTCATTTGTAGCTTTAAACAATGTTCCTGTATACCATCCTGAGGTTGAAGTGTATGAAGTTCGTGATAAGGATGGCTCTCACTTAGGATTATTATATGCTGATTTCTTCCCACGCGCTTCTAAACGTTCTGGTGCTTGGATGACTTCTTATAGATCACAAAGCAGAGAAAACGGGAAACGTGTTGCTCCAGTAATCTCAATCGTATGTAACTTTACAAAACCAGTTGGTGACAATCCTGCACTGTTGACTTTTGATGAAGCTAGCACTTTGTTCCATGAATTTGGCCACGCGTTGCATGGATTGTTCTCAAATGTTAAATACAAAAGCTTAGCTGGAACTTCTGTTCCTCGCGATTTCGTAGAACTTCCTTCCCAAATTATGGAAAACTGGGCAGGAGATCCTGAAGTATTGAAAACATACGCGAAACACTACCAAACAAAAGAAGCAATTCCTGATGCATTGATCGAAAAAATGCAAAAAGCAGGAACTTTTGACCAAGGATTCGCAACAGTTGAATATATAGCAGCTTCTTTATTGGATATGAACTACCACAGTGCAACGTCTCCAATCACTGCTAAAGCAAATGATTTCGAAAAAGCAGCCATGAATAAAATCGGACTAATTGATGCAATTATCCCACGCTACAGAAGTACTTATTTCCAACATATCTTCAGTGGCGGTTATTCAGCAGGTTACTATAGCTATATCTGGTCTGAAGTATTGGATTCAGATGCATTCGCTGCATTTAAAGAAAAAGGTCTTTTCGATCAAAATACAGCTGCTTCGTTCCGTAGCAATATCCTTGAAAGAGGTGGTACCGGAAACCCTGCAGAAATGTACCGCAAATTCCGCGGAGCAGATCCTGACCCAATCCATTTAATGAAAAAAAGAGGACTGAACTAAGAATCAAAAAAAAGGCTGGAAAATTTTTTCCAGCCTTTTTTTGTTAGACACAAGACAATAGACAACAGACATTAGACCGTTGTCAAGTCTCAGTATTTTGAAAAAACTTATATAAAAATATGGTAACTATACCAATTCTAATGTCTTTTGTCTTATGTCTACTGTCTATCTCAAATCTCACATCTCAAATCTCAAATCCCCCAAACTATATCCCTGCAGAATTAAATTGAAGGTCATATAATTTCCTGTAATATCCTTCCAGCTCCAGCAGTTCGTGATGGGTTCCGATTTCTTTGATTTCACCTTTGTCAAGAACGATGATCTTATCAGCTTTTTGAATAGTGGATAATCTATGGGCGATTACGATGGAAGTTCTGCCTTCCATAAGATTTTCGATCGCGTTTTGGATTAATTCCTCTGTTTCTGTGTCGATAGAAGACGTTGCTTCATCGAGGATCAAAATTTTGGGATCATGCACCAATGCTCTGATAAAGGATATCAATTGAGCCTGTCCTGCTGAAAGCGTTGAACCTCTTTCTTGAACTTGGTAGTTGAAATTCCCCGGAAGACGCATAATAAAATCATAAGCACCTACTTTCTTCGCAGCATCTTCAATGGAGTCGAAAGTTATATTAGGGTTATGAAGATTAATATTATTCAAAACAGAGTCTGAAAACAAGAATACATCCTGTAGAACCGTGGCTATGGTTTGTCGAAGGAAGGTAAGGTCATATTCACGGATATCAACACCATCCAAGAGGATTTCTCCTTTTTGGATTTCGTAAAATCTACTCAAAATATTGATGATAGATGACTTACCAGCTCCCGTTGCACCAACTAAAGCAAGGGTTTCACCTTGTTTAACATGAAAACTAACATCTTTCAGAACCCACTTTTCATCATTATAGGCAAACCAAACATTCTTAAAAGTAATTTCTCCTTTGACATGTTCAGGTTTATATTTCCCTGGGTTCGGCGTGAATTCATCAGTGTCCAAAACATCAAAAATACGCTCTGCGGATACCATACCCATTTGCAAGGTGTTGAACTTATCAATCAATTCCCGAATAGGCCTAAAGATCATGTTGATGTACATGATAAAAGCTACGACCACACCTGGAGAGATCACATCCGCCAAAATCTGCCTCGAACCATACCATACCAATAAACCTGTTGCGATGGCTACAATAATTTCTAAAACAGGAAAGAATATGGAGAAATACCAGTTAGCGCGAATGTGAGCATTCCGATGTTCTTTATTGATCGCATCGAATTTTTTTCATCTCCTGATCTTCACGAGCAAAATATTGGATTACGCTCATCCCTGTAATATGTTCCTGCAGGAAAGTGTTCAAATTGGAAACCCATAATCTCACACTTTGGAAAGCTGATTTCATCGCTTCCTTGAAGATATAAGTCGCAGCAATCATTAAAGGCATAGGAACCAAAACCACAAGAGTAAGCCTCCAATCTGTATAGAACATCACACCTAAGATTACCACTAACTGCAATAAATCCCCAATAATCTGAATCAACCCCTCTGAGAAAATATTGGCAATGGTTTCCAAGTCTGAGATTGTTCTGGTAATCAATCTTCCGATTGGCGTATTGTCGAAGTATTTAAGTCGGAGATTGGTGATATGGTTGAATACTTGGATACGGATATCGCGGATTACAGATTGACCAAGCGTATTGGTCATTAAAGTATGAAAATAACGGATTACAGTTTGCGCTATTAATAGGGCAAACATCAGAAAGAGCATATAGTTTAGGCCTTCACCGCTTCCCGAAAGGATATAGTGGTCCAAGGTATATTCCACCAACAAAGGCAATGCAGGTGCAACTGCTGCCAATAAGATCGTTAGTATAACCGATACCCAAAAGATAGTCTTATATGGGCGGATATACTTCGCTAATCTCCCCAGCAATTTACTGTCGTATGCGTTTCCCGAAATTTTCTCTTTCTCCAAAATCTTTGTATTAATCTATATAAGGATAAGCCACTTCTGTTAGATATAGACCGCAGGCAGGAACTGAAGTTCCAGCTTTGGATCTATCCTTACTCTGAATTACCGCTTTAATATGTTCTATAGGTTTCTTGCCTAGGCCGATTTCCATTAATGTACCAACGATTGCACGAACCATATTCCGAAGAAAACGATCCGCTGTAATATGGAAAATCAATTTCTCACCATCCCACACCCATTCTGCACATTTAATATCGCAATTATTCGTGAATACTTGTGTGTTAGATTTGCTGAAACAAGAAAAATCCTGCTTACCTAACAAATCTTGCGCAGCTATGTTCATTTTTTCTATATCCGGTCTATCCCTTAATTGCCAAGAGAACTGATGTAAGAATGGATCTTTTTGAAAATGAACATGATATTCATAACTCCTTTGGGTAGCATCAAATCGTGCATGTGCATCTCTTGAAACCTCAATAAGACGTTTTGCAGAAATATCAAAAGGAAGCAAAGCATTTAAAGAATGAACGAATTTCTCCTTATTCTGCAACACTGAAGACGGATGTGAAAAATGTACAAACAATTGTTTGGCATGAACTCCGGTATCCGTTCTTCCAGCACCAATAGTCTCCACTTCTTCACGCAATAAGATTGCTAAGGCTTGATTCAGCTTTTCTTGTACAGATACAGCATTCTCCTGGATTTGCCATCCATGATAAGCAGTACCATTATAGGAAATTTCTAAAAAGTATCTCGGCATTTGATCTTCCACCATGCAAAGGTAAATATTCTAAGATTAGCTCCTAACAGCATTTAGTAAGTAGCACGTAAAATTAATGCCTACAAAAGAATTACCTGTTTAAATTGAACTTCTTGTACTAGAAACCAAGTACAAAATTTACCACTGAATCAGGTATATATTTCGGCTCCATTTCCCTCTACCTTTACTTCATATATAATACATTGGTTATGAAAAAGATATTATTCGTATTGACATTATTTTTAGGCTGCACATTTGCAGCAAATGCGCAGGGATTTTTAGATAAAATTGATAGAGCATTAAACAAGGTTGAGAACACTTCGAACAAAGTAGATAACGCTTCTCAAAAAGCAGGAAGAATAGGAAGCAAATTAAATAGCCTGATGGGTAAAAAAGGTGAAAGTGCAAATGCCGCTGAAATGACCGTTTTGATTGAAGGAATAAATCTGGCCGAATTGAAGAAAATCTCAACTGGATTGGAATCAAATAAGAAAGTTAGCGATGTTAAAATGAAGTATAATGCATCAGGTTCAACATTGACAGTATTGTTTAATGGTGACTCAGAAGCTTTGTTTGAAACCCTTAAGAAAACTTCACCGCTGATTACAGATGAGTCTGTACAAGCAATAGAGGATGAAGGGATTGCAATTAAAATAGAAAAATAGTTTATCTTTATACGCATCATGCATAGGCAGTGATTATCACTGCCTATTTCTATTTAATAAAACTTATAGATAACTAAATTATGAATGCTAGGCGTAATTTGTTTTTTATCTTCCTACTCCTTGGCATTGCCTTAACAAGTACTGCTACACAGCAGGTTGCATACCCCTATAAAAAAGAAATCGATAGCCTTAAAAAGGTCCTCAACACCAAGCAAAAAGTGGTAGACCGAGCAAGGGTCTTATTTGATCTTTCCTATTATTATTCCTTTTCTGATTCTACCAATGCCCATTATTACCTGGATCAAGGACTGGCCTTGAACGGAAAAGCGCCCATTATTTCAGGGATGGGTAAATTCTATGAAGGCATGTTCTATATGGACTATGACCTCCCAAGAGCAATTGAATTGATGGAGTCGGCAGAAAGTGAACTTGCTGCAATAAATTCTCCGGAAGCCAAAAAATTGAGAGCAAGGACGCTTAACAATATCGCAACAGCTTATCAATGGCAGGATAAACATGTCAAAATGCTAGATGTGCTGATCAATAGAGCATTACCCGTCGCTTTTGATGCAAATGACAATGTTATCACTGGAAATATCCATTATAAGATAGGAATGAACTTTTGGAATAATCTACAATATGTAGAAGCAAACCGTTATTTAAATGATGCGGTCTCTTATCTCAAAAAAGGAAATTATGATCACCTAACCCTTAATGAGATCTATAAATTGCTGATTATTTCACTTCATGCATCAAATGAAACTGAAAAAGCTGATTCGTTAATTGCAGACTTTGAAAGGTTTTCAAAAAAACATAAAGGCGAGTTGCCCTTGGGTGACTACTATTACATCCACGGAACTCATTACAGATTTAAAAAACAATATGACAAGGCATTGGAGCTTATGGACAAGGCTATTGAAGCCACCATCAGAGACAAAGATTCTGATCCAAGGTCATGGGGTGGATTGCATTATCAAAGGACATTGATCAATATTGCTAAGAAAGATTATAAAGCAGCATTGGTCGATCTCAAGAATAATGTAGAAGCCAATATTAAATCTCATACAGCATTTTTTCAAGACAGCTTGAATCTCGCCTTGGCATATGTAAAAATTTATGAAGGATTAGGGGATTATCCGAAAGTCGTGGAATGGATAAAGAAAAAAGATGTCCTGCAAGAAGCAATGTATAATCGCAAAATCAGAGAATCAATTGTTGGCTATGAAGTGAAGTATCAAACTTTACAGAAAGAAAATGAAATCCTTTCTTTAAAAGCAGAACGAGAAAAAACTGAAAGTGATATTAGAAACACGAGAATTATTATTGCATTAGTCGCAATAATGTTGGTCCTTATAGGTTATTTCTTAGTCAAGAACCATCAAAAAAACAAACGTCTATTGCAACAACAGGAAATCAACAATCAACAAAAACTTTTGGATGAGAAACAAAAACAAAAGCTGATGTCCTTGGATGCTATGCTGCAGGGAGAGGAAAAGGAAAGAAATAGGCTCTCCAGAGATCTTCATGATGGTTTGGGAAGTATCTTGGCTTCTATTAAATACAAGGTCTTGGATCTTCAGTTGATTAATCCCCATGACAAGGTAAATTCAGTTTTGATGGATATGGACTACGCAATAACCGAAATGCGCAGGATTTCCCATAACTTAATGCCTGAAGCATTGCGGCGATTTGGATTAGAAGTGTCCTTAAATGATTTGTGCAAAAGCCTCCAAAATATTAACACAAAAATAGAACTGCAAGTTTATGGGTCACTAGAAAACCTAACACTAGATCAACAGACTCATATTTATAGAATTATTCAGGAATTGATCTATAATTCACTGAAACATTCAGGGGCAAAACATATTTTGGTGCAATGTAGTATGGAAGACAACGTGATTTTCATTACCGTGGAAGATGACGGAGTTGGGTTTGCTCCACATATTTTAAACGAAACTTCAAAAGTTGGAGCTGGATTGAAGAACGTGAAAATAAGGGTAAATTACCTACATGGTAAATTAGACATCAGATCTGAGATAGGAAAGGGTACAAGCGTGGATATTGAATTGTCCGTCTAGATTACATCAATTATCTCCATCCATTTTACCAATCCTGGAGAAACCAAATCCTATTTAAGTTGTTTGTATTATATTTGCGGTATAAATAATCTATAAATATGATACAACGTATTCAAACCGTTTGGTTGTTAATCTCAAGCTTGGTTCTTTGTGGACTTTTCATTTTCCCATTTGTAGGATACATTGATTTAGTTGGTCTTGGCAAAAACATTTATGTTACTGGCGTTTATTCTTCAGCTAACAATGTGACGACCAAAGAGTCTGGGTTCCTTTTAATGACTATTGCAACGGTGATATTGGCTTTGATCCCAATATTTATCATATTTCAATATAAAAACAGAAAATTGCAGTTAAACTTAATATTGGTTCAAGTTATACTTATCTGTCTTTTTGCTGTTTGGATGTTTGTTTCAGCAAACAATATCTTGGGATTAATCAATCAAAGTATTGGCGCAAGCAATATCGGAATCGGCTTCTTTCTGTTACCTGTATCGATCTTATGTTTGTCCTTTGCAATTCGTGGCATAAGAAATGATAATAAGTTGATTAAATCGGCCGACAGGCTTCGTTAAAATTATTCTTATGAAACACTTATTTATGATGCTTGGGCTCATCTGTGCTCTGGCATTTCCAAAGCTAACCCTTGCGCAACAGGACAGCTCATTGAATATCGTAGATGATATACAGTTTGACCTGAAATCAATCACAGCATCAGGAGATACCTTGGTGGTGGATGTGTTTGCAATATCTTACGATAAGAATCCTCGTGAATTTAGATTGAATGTATTTGCCTCAGCAATCATAGACTCTGAAGATCAATCTCATATGTTAACATCTGTTCAAATGGATAGAGTAGTAGTTCAATTGTCCGACAGACAGAATTAT
The Sphingobacterium daejeonense genome window above contains:
- a CDS encoding M3 family metallopeptidase; translation: MLSTQYGQNLLAETNAFEMLIDKEEDLAGLPKELKAAAAAEAKAKGHDGKWLFTLQNPSVMPFLQYADNRELRKKIWDAYQLRGNNDNEGDTKEILVKIANLRQQKAKLLGYSSHAAYVLEESMAENPANVNALLNKIWTPALAKAKAEAADIQKEIDAAKDTFNVAPYDWRYYQEKIRQKRFALNEEEIKPYFSLTDVREGAFATANKLWGISFVALNNVPVYHPEVEVYEVRDKDGSHLGLLYADFFPRASKRSGAWMTSYRSQSRENGKRVAPVISIVCNFTKPVGDNPALLTFDEASTLFHEFGHALHGLFSNVKYKSLAGTSVPRDFVELPSQIMENWAGDPEVLKTYAKHYQTKEAIPDALIEKMQKAGTFDQGFATVEYIAASLLDMNYHSATSPITAKANDFEKAAMNKIGLIDAIIPRYRSTYFQHIFSGGYSAGYYSYIWSEVLDSDAFAAFKEKGLFDQNTAASFRSNILERGGTGNPAEMYRKFRGADPDPIHLMKKRGLN
- the truA gene encoding tRNA pseudouridine(38-40) synthase TruA → MVEDQMPRYFLEISYNGTAYHGWQIQENAVSVQEKLNQALAILLREEVETIGAGRTDTGVHAKQLFVHFSHPSSVLQNKEKFVHSLNALLPFDISAKRLIEVSRDAHARFDATQRSYEYHVHFQKDPFLHQFSWQLRDRPDIEKMNIAAQDLLGKQDFSCFSKSNTQVFTNNCDIKCAEWVWDGEKLIFHITADRFLRNMVRAIVGTLMEIGLGKKPIEHIKAVIQSKDRSKAGTSVPACGLYLTEVAYPYID
- a CDS encoding DUF4407 domain-containing protein, with protein sequence MKEFFWWCAGVHKETLDRFPEEQNKYISIGATIFFTGLFAALAGGYALYFVFSGSAFAIFYALLFGIIWGLAIFNLDRYIVLSIDKSRGVGMQLLQALPRILLAILIGLVISRPLELKIFDKEIKEYLRAEYLVQQNARIDTLNKTFENKYRVEYGQLKALHTHADSLESSIKTSRQQLNHEIFGTKTDETSGVMGYGPYAKMKEANLNSQQAYLDSLRLRLQAKESELLQRKTAEGLLDQKILSDKSLDSAINVAGFADRNAALSNLHKKPDGTVNKSTEYAVIFIALLFIFFECLPVFVKLMSGRDAYDNALKNQKEVHNFESDTGVTVEKTAIDKIDDYRVDASIKRRMDKLQKEFAEE
- a CDS encoding DUF4293 domain-containing protein, whose product is MIQRIQTVWLLISSLVLCGLFIFPFVGYIDLVGLGKNIYVTGVYSSANNVTTKESGFLLMTIATVILALIPIFIIFQYKNRKLQLNLILVQVILICLFAVWMFVSANNILGLINQSIGASNIGIGFFLLPVSILCLSFAIRGIRNDNKLIKSADRLR
- a CDS encoding tetratricopeptide repeat-containing sensor histidine kinase; amino-acid sequence: MNARRNLFFIFLLLGIALTSTATQQVAYPYKKEIDSLKKVLNTKQKVVDRARVLFDLSYYYSFSDSTNAHYYLDQGLALNGKAPIISGMGKFYEGMFYMDYDLPRAIELMESAESELAAINSPEAKKLRARTLNNIATAYQWQDKHVKMLDVLINRALPVAFDANDNVITGNIHYKIGMNFWNNLQYVEANRYLNDAVSYLKKGNYDHLTLNEIYKLLIISLHASNETEKADSLIADFERFSKKHKGELPLGDYYYIHGTHYRFKKQYDKALELMDKAIEATIRDKDSDPRSWGGLHYQRTLINIAKKDYKAALVDLKNNVEANIKSHTAFFQDSLNLALAYVKIYEGLGDYPKVVEWIKKKDVLQEAMYNRKIRESIVGYEVKYQTLQKENEILSLKAEREKTESDIRNTRIIIALVAIMLVLIGYFLVKNHQKNKRLLQQQEINNQQKLLDEKQKQKLMSLDAMLQGEEKERNRLSRDLHDGLGSILASIKYKVLDLQLINPHDKVNSVLMDMDYAITEMRRISHNLMPEALRRFGLEVSLNDLCKSLQNINTKIELQVYGSLENLTLDQQTHIYRIIQELIYNSLKHSGAKHILVQCSMEDNVIFITVEDDGVGFAPHILNETSKVGAGLKNVKIRVNYLHGKLDIRSEIGKGTSVDIELSV